In Rothia mucilaginosa, one genomic interval encodes:
- the pssD gene encoding PssD/Cps14F family polysaccharide biosynthesis glycosyltransferase produces MTEATSSQAPKKKLLLVSSSGGHLKHLTATSAAWQDYDRVWVSFKQPDVESSLADEKTYWAYYPTTRNIKNAIRNLFLAFRIFPKERPDAVVSAGAGVAVPFFVAAKLFGVKTLYIECFDRPTLPTMTGKMLYTFADRIIVQSEEQQENFPDSRVIHPIF; encoded by the coding sequence ATGACTGAGGCAACTTCCTCTCAGGCACCGAAGAAGAAGCTTCTGCTGGTTTCTAGCAGTGGCGGACACTTGAAGCATCTGACGGCTACTTCTGCTGCGTGGCAGGATTATGACCGCGTGTGGGTTAGCTTTAAGCAGCCCGATGTTGAATCTTCTCTGGCTGATGAGAAGACCTATTGGGCTTATTACCCGACCACTCGAAATATTAAGAACGCTATTCGTAATCTGTTCTTGGCATTTCGTATTTTTCCGAAGGAACGTCCGGATGCGGTTGTTTCTGCCGGTGCCGGTGTTGCCGTTCCTTTCTTTGTGGCGGCTAAACTCTTTGGCGTAAAGACTCTTTATATTGAGTGTTTTGACCGCCCAACTCTGCCGACGATGACCGGCAAGATGCTGTACACCTTTGCTGATCGAATTATTGTTCAGAGCGAGGAACAGCAGGAGAATTTCCCTGATTCTCGTGTGATTCATCCCATTTTCTAA
- a CDS encoding glycosyltransferase — MSIQNFPRVSVDTSKFDLPVFAPAVAPVRIPTKTYDLVVSLGTDVHTFDRLLRWVEAYLEAHPEVTCLVQHGHTAPIKHADNLKLLPASELLDYYATARVVLVQGGPGSIQDARRTGALPLAVPRRAEFDEVVDNHQVPFTALMEKRGHAVVVESREDLFDKLDLALANPSLFRTAEPYISTPEISAAQLGEELRDLLAGKTHRKDSFWGRLKQAARAHRAGKAEMARIDAMAPSA, encoded by the coding sequence ATGTCTATTCAGAACTTCCCCCGCGTCAGCGTTGATACTTCCAAGTTCGACCTGCCCGTATTTGCCCCTGCCGTCGCGCCCGTTCGTATTCCTACTAAGACTTACGATTTGGTGGTGTCCCTCGGCACCGACGTTCACACTTTTGATCGTCTCCTGCGTTGGGTTGAGGCTTATCTTGAGGCTCACCCCGAGGTCACCTGCCTCGTGCAGCACGGCCACACTGCGCCCATTAAGCACGCAGACAACCTTAAGCTTCTTCCCGCCTCCGAGCTGCTGGACTACTACGCAACCGCACGCGTAGTGCTAGTTCAGGGCGGCCCCGGCTCCATCCAGGATGCACGCCGTACCGGCGCTCTGCCGCTGGCTGTTCCGCGCCGCGCAGAGTTCGACGAGGTCGTTGACAACCACCAGGTCCCCTTCACCGCTCTGATGGAGAAGCGCGGTCACGCTGTTGTTGTTGAAAGCCGCGAAGACCTCTTCGACAAGCTGGATCTTGCTCTGGCGAACCCCTCCCTGTTCCGCACTGCTGAGCCCTACATCTCCACCCCGGAGATTTCTGCAGCGCAGCTGGGCGAGGAACTGCGGGATCTGCTCGCTGGCAAGACCCACCGCAAGGATTCCTTCTGGGGTCGTCTGAAGCAGGCCGCTCGCGCACACCGTGCGGGTAAGGCTGAGATGGCTCGCATCGACGCAATGGCTCCTAGCGCCTAA